Genomic segment of Candidatus Eremiobacteraceae bacterium:
CGCCGAACCGGCCTGCGAATGCCAGCAACGCCACGCCGGCCGCGCTGACGGCGACCGGCGCCACCAGTCCGAAGAAATCGGAGAACCGGATCCCCACATCGATCGCGAAGATGACGAACACGCCGGCGTTGACCAATAGCTGGCGGCGCATGCTTTTGCGGGCAGGCGCGCCCAGCGAGGCGTAGTCGAACCACTCGAACAGGCCGGCCGCCAGCGCGGCCAGGACGCCGGCGCACAGCGCGTAGAACGCGACGCTTGGCCAGATCCAATTCTCGCGGTCGATCAAACTCATCAGGTCGCAGGCGAAGGCGAACAACCAGAGCGCGGCCGGCGATGACACCAGCACGGGGTGCAGCGGACGCCGGGCTCGCATCGCATCGCTCTTCAACGATCCGCCTCATCGCCGCCGACGTCGATCTGGATCTCGTAGTATCGCCACCAGGACACGGCGAACCCCGGCGCGACCCCGCCCATAGCGAGCGAGGTGATCTCGACCGCGTACGAGTCGCCTGCGTCGCGCAGTTGGATGAAACCGCGCGATGAGAGCTCGTGCAAAGCTCGTTTCACCGTCTGCGTCCGCATGCCGAACACCAGGCTTTCGTCGGCGCGGCGTATCGACGCGAACCCGTCGTTCCAGCCCCAGACGTACAGCAGCTTGAGCGCTTCGGCGCTCGCAGGCTCGAGCACGCCGCTCGGGCTCAGCGAGTCGATCGCGTCGAGTGCATCGTTGATGGAATTAGACACCGCGACGATCTGCAGCTTCATCGGTGGATGCCCGCGTCACTCGCGAGAACCGAGGGCGGGTGGCCCGTCTTCACCGCGCACCGGCGGCCGAGCGCCCTGTGGATTGTTGGCCGACTGTCCGGGCGGGATCTCGCCCTCCTGCGTGCGCGTGTCGGCGCTATCGTCAGGTTCCCTACCGTCCGGCTTGTCGGCCGGTTCGTCGTACCGCTTCTGCTTTTCCATGCGTACCTCCGCATGATAGATCATTCCCGAAACCGGCAGGGCGGAAACCGGACGCATGTTTGCGCTCGTACGCTCGCGGGGAATATGGGGAGCATCACTCTGCTGCGTGAACGCGCGAGGAGAAGAAATGGCAAACCTGCTTTGGACCGTCATCGTCGTCCTGTTCGTCCTGTGGCTGCTTGGTTTTCTGCTGCACTTCGGCGGCGCCCTCATCCACATACTCTTGGTGATCGCCTTGGTGGCGCTTGTGATCAACCTCGTGACCGGCCGGCGTCCGGTCGCCTAGTTCAACAGGCACCGATGGGCGGTGTCGACGCAAGACGAGAAGCGCCGATGCAGGCGCTTCTCGTTTTTTGGTGCGGCGCATACGCGTTATGACAGCACGCGGCAAGCGCTCCGCCTAGGTCCGCGAGGCTCCCGCGGGGCTAGGAACGCCCCCAGAACACGAACAGCGCGGCCGCGGCGGCCCCCATCGCGACGATCGTCACCCATCCGAGGGCATTGACCAGCGGCGAGTTCGTCCGTTCGCCGACGACCCGCCTGTCGTTGCTGAGCAAGACGACGAACACCAGCAGTACCGGCGCGAGGACGCCGTTGATCACTGCGGTCCAATACAGCGCAGCCACCGGGCTGATGCCGAGAAAATTGATCGCGACGCCGACGAGTGTGGACGCAATGATGACGCCGTAGAATTGCGGAGCGCGCCCGGGGTTCGTGGAAAGCCCGGCCTTCCAGCCAAGGGCGCCGGACAGCGCAAAGCCCGATGACGCGGTCAAGATCGGCACGGCTAGGAAGCCGGCCCCGATCATGCCGATGGCCAAGAGCAGCTCTGCGCCTTTGCCGGCCAACGGCACGAGCGCTTTGGCGACATCGGAAGCCGTCTGCACGTTTGTATGCCCATCTGCGTGCAGCGTCGCGGCGCATGACAAGATGATGAAGTACATCACGATCTGCGAGAACAGCATCCCCGAGCTGACGTCCACCGCCATGTACCGCATCTCGGCGTCGGTCGTTCCCTTGCGCTGGTGCAGCGATCGCCGGCCGAACTCGATGTCCTCTTCGACCTCCATGCGCGCCTGCCAGAAGAACATGTACGGTGAGATCGTCGTGCCCAAAATCGCCACGAGCGTCGTCAGATATCCGGCGCCCAGCGAGAACGTCGGGACAAAGGTGCCGCGCAGCACCGCAAGCCAGTCCGGCCTTGCAAAAAGAGCAGACCCGATGTATGCGAACAACGCGAGCGCGAGCCACTTGAAGATCGTGGAGATCAAGCGGTAGGAACCCCAGATCTGCAGGGCGAGGATCAAAAGCCCGACCGGCACGACCAGCGCCGCGATCGGGATGGGGACCAAGAGGTTGATCGATGCGGCGATGGCACCGAGGTCCGCTCCGGCGTTGATGCAGTTTGCGACCAGCAGAGCGCCGACCAGCGGAATGACTATAGAGCGCGGGTAGCGCTGGCGCAGCACTTCGCTGAGCCCTCGTCCGGTGATCTGCCCGATCTTGGCGCACAGGAACTGTGTCACCGCCATCATCGGCAAGGTCACCAGTGCTGTCCATAACGTCGAGTAGCCGAGCGACGCGCCCGCTACTGCATACGTCGCGATGCCCGACGGATCGTCGTCCGATGCGCCCGCGACCAGCCCGGGACCCAGAAGCGCCAAGAAGCGCCCGATCGGCGTCGCTTCCCGGCGCAACTTCGCTTCTCGAACGCCGACGGCCGTGGCGGGTGCCACGGCCGTCGCGCTCGCGCCGCGGCGCGCAGTACGCGCTCGATTCGAAGCAAAGCTCATACGCAGCGCCTAACGCACACGCTCGGTGGCGATGTCTTCGAAATTAGGATAGATCGTGTCGCTCTTGATCTGCTGCGTCAGGTACGCGACGGTCCGCGGCGAGGATGCCAGCATGTTGTGATAGCGGTCCCAATACGCTTGCACCGACTGAGCGAAGGGCGCCACCCACGTGTCGGACAGCCGTGTGCTGCCGTTTGGGCTCACCGGCGATTGCTTTGACAGCGCCGCATAGGCGACGTTGAACGCCGCGATCGCGTTTCGCAGCCGGGTCGCGTATACGTCGTTCTTGCGCGCATCGAATGAGTCGACGCTGCCGGCCTCGGCCAGAAAGCCGGCATATGCGTTGCTCTTGGTCTCGAGATCGGTATATGCGACCATCAGCTGGTTGATCGAGGGCGCGTCAAAGGTATGCTTCGCGCTGATCACCATGGCGATCGCCTTAGCTCTCGTCTGTGCGAACGGTGCCAGCTTCTCGCTGAGTTCGTTCGACGTCGCCGTGGCGTGGCGCGCGCAACCGCCGACGAGTAGCGCGGCGAGGCACGTCCGGATCAGCGCAGAGGCGAGCGAGCGAGCGCGCATGGTACTCATGCTGAGATGTATACCCGTTAGAGCACATTTCTAAGCGGGTATAGGTGTTCCGCACTGCCGACACAGGAGGACTAACGTATGAGCTATACGCCGCAAGTCCGCGACACGAATAACGGAGCGACCATTTTTGGAATCGTCGCGGTCGTCGTGATCGCCGCGCTGATCATGCTGTTCGCGTGGCGTCCCTGGACGACTCCGACATCGACGACGAACAATACATCGACGACCGTGGTCCAACCGACAGCCGCGCCGCCGGCGACGGCCCAACCCGATCCGAGTTCGACCTAACGGCGACGTCCCATAGAAAACGAGCGCCGCTTCAAGCGCGGCGCTCTTTTCCCGTTTCCGACCTATCGATCAGCGGCGAGCACCAACTTTCTGGCGATGGCCGTTGCCGCTAGTCCCGCGCGCGGACTGCGCCACGTCATTCGTACCCGTTTCTGCTTGCGCGTTGACGTTCACCGATAGGTCGGTGAGCTTCTCGTCGGTCTGCTTCTCCTCATCGAGTGTCTGCTCGAGCAGATCAGCGACCTCGCTTTGACCTAGTAGCTCGGCATGCGTCCGAGCGGTACCGTAGGCAGCGATCTCATAGTGCTCCACTTTCTGGGCGGCGCCGATCAGCCCGGCGTCTTGGACGTTGTCGGGGAGTCCCTCTTCGATCAGCTCCTTGCCCTCTTCGATTAGCCCTTCCATCGCGGCGCATTTCTTCCCACGCGCCGGCAAGCCCAGCAGATTGAAGACCTGTTCGAGACGCTCGACATGTCCCTTCGTCTGTTCCAGGTGGTCCTCAAAGGCGCCGCGCAGCTCATCGGAGGTCGCCGCCTTCGCCATCTTCGGGAGCGCTTTGACCATCTGCTGCTCCGCGCTGTACAGGTCCTTGAGCTCCTCGATCAAGAGACCTTTGAGACTTGTGTTCGTCATGATACTCCTCTGTCTTGAAGATCGCGCGATCGAGCGCACGACGCGGAAGTCCGCGCAGGTGTGGGTGTACCCGCGACGACGACTGCGAAACGCCCGCGGGCAGACGCGCCGTTACGCCGGGTCACCTGTGGGTAAAGAGCTACAGACGCCAGCGCGGCTGAAGCGTTATTCGACCTGATGGAGGAGCGACACGATGAAAGACACGTCCGAGCTCGGGCGCAAACGGGGAACCGAGACCGAGCTTGACCCCGGTTCGTCCGACAAGACCCGCAAGCCGGGAACCGACGATCAGCTCGATCCCCAAAACGAAGTGGACACGCAAGACGAGGACGGCGAGATCGACGAAGGCGGCACGCTGACGAACGAACAGCTCGGCGAGAAGTG
This window contains:
- a CDS encoding lmo0937 family membrane protein, whose translation is MANLLWTVIVVLFVLWLLGFLLHFGGALIHILLVIALVALVINLVTGRRPVA
- a CDS encoding divalent metal cation transporter; translated protein: MRREATPIGRFLALLGPGLVAGASDDDPSGIATYAVAGASLGYSTLWTALVTLPMMAVTQFLCAKIGQITGRGLSEVLRQRYPRSIVIPLVGALLVANCINAGADLGAIAASINLLVPIPIAALVVPVGLLILALQIWGSYRLISTIFKWLALALFAYIGSALFARPDWLAVLRGTFVPTFSLGAGYLTTLVAILGTTISPYMFFWQARMEVEEDIEFGRRSLHQRKGTTDAEMRYMAVDVSSGMLFSQIVMYFIILSCAATLHADGHTNVQTASDVAKALVPLAGKGAELLLAIGMIGAGFLAVPILTASSGFALSGALGWKAGLSTNPGRAPQFYGVIIASTLVGVAINFLGISPVAALYWTAVINGVLAPVLLVFVVLLSNDRRVVGERTNSPLVNALGWVTIVAMGAAAAALFVFWGRS
- a CDS encoding DUF2231 domain-containing protein, with translation MRARRPLHPVLVSSPAALWLFAFACDLMSLIDRENWIWPSVAFYALCAGVLAALAAGLFEWFDYASLGAPARKSMRRQLLVNAGVFVIFAIDVGIRFSDFFGLVAPVAVSAAGVALLAFAGRFGVDPMFSRCNFGDREAQGS
- a CDS encoding ferritin-like domain-containing protein; translated protein: MTNTSLKGLLIEELKDLYSAEQQMVKALPKMAKAATSDELRGAFEDHLEQTKGHVERLEQVFNLLGLPARGKKCAAMEGLIEEGKELIEEGLPDNVQDAGLIGAAQKVEHYEIAAYGTARTHAELLGQSEVADLLEQTLDEEKQTDEKLTDLSVNVNAQAETGTNDVAQSARGTSGNGHRQKVGARR